GCCACGTTTTGTTTATCCTGTAAATGCATGTGAGCCAATAGCAGGTCGAGTGGGCTGAGCAGGTTTTCACACGTTCACAGATCCGTGCGTTTCTCCATCGGGGCAAAGTTCAGTGTTGACACAGAAACGAAACAGCTGATTGATTCTGTTGTGAATGTTCACATGTGAGAGGAGTCACAGAGCTCAGCTTCGTGATTCTGTCCTGTCAAATCTAACAGCTCCTGATCCAAACAATGGTGTTACCTGGAGAAAGTGAAATCAAAAGTTGTTATTGTTGAAAATAATCATGGTTTTTGCCGCCACCTCTGCCAATgagttttcacctctgtccgtttgttggttggttggtttgtaagaAAGATTACGCAAAAGTTACAGATTACCACGAAAACTTGGCTGAAGGACgcaatatgggtgagggttagAACATGTTGAGTTTTGAAGCAGATCTGGATTGGGGGGATGGACCCAGGAATAATTTCTCAGAATAATTCTCGACTCTAGATGAAAAAATCAGGAATGTTTCACACAGACTGTCAGAAGAGTCTCTGAGTTTTCTGGAAAAGCCTCGAGATGaagctgtttgtttggttttgcttTTTTCCAAAGTGGAATGAAGTTGTGTTGTTAACGAGACGAATACTTTGCACATCAGCGTGTCTTACAGCTGGAGTGGATCTGTGATGAGCCGGTGCAGACAGAGCAGTGCTCGGTGTTAGTCACGTGGTTACGTGTCACCTGCTGTTTCATTTCAAGGGTTCGCTGCCTGTTCACACACCATGAGCCCAATGGATTTTTTGCATACGTTCAGGAATGATGACAGATGTTGAGTTAAGCCTCAATATTCCCACCAAGCACCAGTGAAGACAAAACTGTACAGCAGACAAAGTGCTCCGAATTAATTTGCACATTTGTCTGATGcacttgtatttatttcagaatatatatatattttcaaaacctgtgattatattttgtgtacagtctattttttcacattttccgCCCAGAATAGGTCACCAATTGAACTACGCCATATGTGTAAAACTTTCCTTGAGTAATTCCTCATGACATTAACAGCCTCAGCCTATTCTGTGTTTACTGGAGATTTACCCTGCTCTTAAACTATCGGACACCCTGCCCTGACTGTCCTTATGCTGACTGTCTTAATAGAATGTAATATACACAGTAAACTTCCTGTCTTGCCCTAATGCATTTGACCGCCGTCCAACATTGTATTTCTTTAGAGAGCATCTGGATCATTGTGTTGTTGGTGCTCAGATGTTTCCAGGACGAAACACAGGAACTCTCAAGTCCACTCAGTTTACTTCATTAGAACCAGTTTACTATGGTTTTTGTTACTTTACACTTTAAATaatgaagataaaaaagaatTACACACAGTTCTACTTTATGCAGTAAAGATCAAAAGCATCAgtaggttttattttaaattctctaCAACAGACAGGAGCTGCTTTACAGCtgccttcagacatgcactgaactccagatgaTCTCTCCTGGTGTCTCTTTAGTCTTTAACACGTCAGTCACACAAATTCTCCTCATCTGTGGTTAAGATAAAAATGCCGACATCACTATTTGTGAGTTTATGCCGTTGTTAGCACAACTAGTGACCTTGTTAGTGTAATAAAGGATGTTTATATATCAGATGTTGACATCGCGGTGCTGTCTCACATCTGTTGTGTAGGAATGTGATGATGTTGAACAGCCTGAATGTGactgtcctgtctgtgttttccagaACAACAGGACAGTATGGCCACCACTGTTGCTGTCAGTCCCAGTGAATACCTTCAGCCCTCCACCGCTTCCACACAAGTGAGTGACGGCCTGCTGTTGTTcactgcttctctctgtctctgtctctctcctgcgTTCTTCACACTCTTTCAACTCATGATACACTCTTGTGCACGCTGCAGCACTGTAGGAACATTTTGGGCCATTGTaccaatttttattttattaaacgTGCATTGGTTGATGATTTCAAACATGTAGCCTGATCTGACATATTTACTTCTTTAGCAGTCCACACTAAATACAATAATTGTGACACAACACTAAGTATCTGAGCATTCACGGTTTTGACCTAAATAATCCAAAGTCCACTTACAAGCTTTTTTCACAGGTAACTTCAGCTTCGACTGAAGCGTTTAAGTGGACTAAAAGTCATCTTGGATTTTGGTCACTGGAATATTGtgataaatgttaaattattcCTCGTAGCGTTTTCCCTTGAACATTTCCAGAGGGGCtatatgtgagaacacaaatgtccgagtcagttgcgtGGCACATTTTCCTGACAGTCCCATTGTAAAGTGTCCGGTAAATGTCCCACTGAGTCCAGGTGAGAGTGCAGCAGAAGAAtgtcaaaaaatacaaatacctcaggatgaaaaagagaattTGGTGATAAGGACAGAAGCCGGTGTGGATGTGTTGAACGGGTCcgacccggacaatctcctgctgcgtttcttatgagagaaagacaaactctggaaagtGTCAGGGCACAATTTTCCTGGCATTTATCGAGTTGATgcctggagcaactgactcggacaatTGATAATTTCAGGAGGAGGTATCCAGAGTTCAGtaaatgtcatgtctgtatcACGTTCTTGGTGATGGCCCAGGTACATGAAGTTGTCCAGTGTAGATAAAGTGTTTGAAAATAGCTGAAGCTGACATTCACGTAGAATGCTTCCTTGTCCTGCAGCTTGAGGATCACACACATGGACGACAGAGGGACACAAAAGCTTTGCAGGTGGAAACTCACATCTACAACACCACAGCTAATGACACAGTTAATGACACTGCATGTGCTTCTCATCGGTCACCATCACATTATCTCTCTCTCGGCGTTGACCTGTTTCTGCTCAGGTCGGTTTAAATGCCGACTGTGTGAGTTGCATCTGagttgtgtgattgtgtatcTGCCTGCAGGACACCCAGCCCTCTCCTCTGGCCCTCCTGGCTGCAACCTGTAGTAAAATCGGCCCTCCTGCTGCTCAGGCTCCCGTCACATCTCCCCCAGCGCAGCCACAGCCTCGCAGGCTCCTCCCTATAAAGCCAGCTCCGATCGCCCCCGCTCCGCCCAAAAACCTGGGTTTTCTATCAACCAAGGGCAATGTTATCCAGCTCCCTGCCGGCCTGGGCTCCACGGCCCCCGGGAGCCCCATCGTCCTCACTATCCAGCAGAGCCCGGCTCGCAGCAACACTTCGGCCCCCGCCAACATCCAGTACCAGGTGGTGCCCCAGATGCAGGGGCCCCAGACTATTCAGATGATGCCGCAGGGTGGTCAGATCCAGCTCATACCAGGCACCAACCAGGCCATCATCACCACTCCAATGACTGTACCGGCCCCCGCGGCTGCCACCGCTCCGGTCACGCCACAGAAGACTGTGGCCATCAAGCCCTCGCCTAAGTTGCGTAAGCCGAACAACTCTGCTGGAAATATGGTGCAGCTGCCCGGCGGGCTCACGCTGCCGCTCAACGTGGCGACGGGAGAGGTGGGTGGGACTCAAATCATCACAGAGACGGCCGCTGCCACTCTCACTCCTGGAAAGGGACGacgagggaggaggaagaaagtggTTCTGGCTTCACAAACTCCGCTGTCTCCTCCTGCACAGGCCGCCTCCCCACCCCCAGAGCAGATGGAGACGATCCTGATAGAAGCTGGTGACAACATCATTCAGGTACGTCTGCGTGCTGCAGCAGAAAAGCTTTGAAAGCAACCAAATCccctgtttttgttattttctccgGCCAGTAGTGATAAACAAATATCCAGTGTTGTGATGAACAGTGTTCATGCTACGTTTCTGGACTTGTAGGGACCAGTGACGTCCCAAGACTCAGTTGATATTAGGACAGGTGGCAGTCACTCATCGGTCCAGATGTGAGTGAGCATCACAGCGTGAcctctcttctcctgtgtctgtaTTCGCAGGCTGGTAACAACCTACTGATCGTGCAGAGTCCTGGGCAGCCGGCTATGGTGCAGCAGGTTCAGCTGGTCCAGCCCAAACAGGAATCTCAAATGGTTCAGATCCCGCAGCAGGCACTGAAGGTGGTGCAGGCCGCCTCCGCCACGCTGCCGCCCGTCCCACAGAGACAGTCGGCCCCTACGAGTCTGCAGGTCACTCCGACAGATCCATCGCCAACACAGGTATTCATTTAAAGTTCCACGGTTTTGCTTTAATGTTATTAAAGTATTCATCCATTTTCTCttcagttataaaaaaaaaaccctctgacaacattttctctgctcagatCTTCTTCAAAACAGCGTCGGGTGATTGGCAGTCAGTTCTGCTCCAGGACTCGGTCTCCACAACGACGACCCCCACCACGTCGGTCGCCACCACCACGACTTCGCCACCGGCCTGCACCAAAAGGACGCTGGCGGGGGGGCGGAAGGAAAAGACTCTGGCAAAAATTGCCCCAGCGGGGGGGATGATGGCGTTGAATCCGTCGCAGCTCCCCTCGGCAGCGCAGGCGGTGCAGACGATCAGCATCAACGGGGTCCAAGTTCAGGGAGTTCCTGTCACCATCACCAACGCAGGGGGTGAGTGGATGAGAGCTCGTGTTTCCAAGTGTTGGTTGATTAAAATCAAGAGAATGAGTTATTTCATTTACTCGAGAAAAAGATTCAAACAtggaacaacaaacaacatggAAGCTgaatcatttcagttttttcagtAATCCAGctaaaaaaccaacaaacaaaccaacaggtgaaaactaaagaaaatgaattatatAAAAGTAAATATGTACTCCTGCTCTTTCTAAAAACTTTGACAGAAGTTTGAGATCAAATGTTGTCGACCTATAATCacatcattcattattttttggtGTTTGTGAAAAAGGTCGTGgggacattttttttgtcagtaacAAAGTAATCGTGATAAttcttcaaaaaaagaaaaacacaacagactgaatttatataataataaaacatgaacatgaaataCACAACTTGAAAACGTGTTCAGTAAGTTCTCATGCATCATATTAACAAATACTACAAGACCAACTTCTGATTGTCAAGAATCTTTTTGAATAAAAAGATTAAGAATCCTTTCATTTAAATGCAAAGTTCATAAACTGCAGATAGAAACTCCATCTGTTGAGAATATTTTGTCATGTGTCAGTTTCATGTTGTCATTAATCATTGATCAGAGTTTCTGTCCAACATGAAGCCGTCTCTCAGCTGGTCGTCCAATTAGAGGATCTTGGCTGCTGCGTCTCTCACTGtgcgtctgtctctgtgtttcaggcCAGCAGCACCTAACGATGCAGGCCATGCAGGGCGGAGGGCTCCAGCTGGCGGCGCAGGGCCAGTCCGCAATCCAAGTCGACCAGACCCTCACTCTGGAGCTGCCCGGTCAGCCCGGAGAGAAGAAGCGACGCATGGCGTGCACCTGCCCCAACTGCAAAGACGCAGACAAGAGGTGACGTCTCTTTAGTTTATAACGATACGATAGATTTTCTAGTCCAGGTTTTTTTTAGGGCTGTGGTTCTGGAAGAAAGTGAATATAATTGTTATATATTATGAAAGATTTGAAAGTTTGACCCCGGAAACGGTTTTACTGAACGTGTTTGTGCGTGCTCGGACACGCTGCAGGCCCGGGGAGGTCGGGAAGAGGAAGCACATCTGTCACGTCCCCGGCTGTGAGAAGACGTTCAGGAAAACGTCGCTGCTCAGAGCTCACGTCCGGCTGCACACCGGCGAGAGACCCTTCGCCTGCAACTGGGTTTTCTGCGGGAAACGTTTCACACGCAGTGACGAGCTGCAGCGGCACGCCAGGACGCACACAGGTGCTGTAGACAAgtttgtaattttaaaaaaaaatcgtcCGGCGCTTCGGACGTGATCGCCCTCCTCACTTTTTCTGTTTCCCCCACAGGAGACAAGCGCTTCGAGTGCAGCCAGTGTCAGAAACGCTTCATGAGGAGCGATCACCTGACGAAGCATTACAAGACGCACATCAACACCAAGAACCTGTGAGCGGACTGTGCGCTCAGCGTGTTCGCAGACAAACTGTTAGCGGAGCTGCAGAGGGGACGAAGGGAGACTGTGACTTATCCCATAATGGGAAATACTCCAAAAAAACAGTCCCTGTGTCTCCTCTCATTCCTCTAGGACGCTGCGTAGTGTACAGAGAGATCCTTTCCGACGGACTTCAGAGTGACCCAGCAgatttaataataatagattatttttgttttacgTATCCCTCTGGTCCGAGCGGAGGCCAGAACCAGCTACGACTGAACGTAGAAGCGGAGGCTCCAGACGCAGACGCAAAACTCTGCCTGCTTATTTATGAACTTCTTTGGTAGAAGAATTATTCAGACAACGACACCTACGACCACCGGACTCCAGTCACAGTTTCACAAAGAGTTTCCATCTCTtcggttttgttttttcttccccGCAAATCCTGCTCGACTTTTTGTTTTTCGTGGAAACTTCGGGGAGCTCTGAGGAATCGTCTGtgaagaagcaaaaaaaaaaaaaaaaaggatttgacacagtgttttgtgattttacCAGAAATATCTTTTACCTGGAAATTATCTATTTGTGTTTTAGCAGAAGTTTTTTTTGATGATTTACCCCCAAAAAAGTTGGGGAACACGAGACTTTCTGAGTTTCCATTGGCTATTTTTAAAGTGTGTATATGCGTATTATTATACataatattattaatgataataaactatttatatcttttttttcaaacagttgTTACAAATTGATTTGGAATAGATttgacataaaaatgaaaaagactaAATGAGAAAGTTGAAAACGACGagttgaaaagaaagaagtttGAGAATCAGTTCAGAGGAAACGGCTCAGAAAGATTTCAGACTCTGGAAGAGTTTCACAGTTCAGGCCAAGTTGTCGCTGTGCCTTAAAAGTTGTCATTTAcgttttaaaataacttttcaaaTATGCCACAAACCTTCTGGACCGGGATCAGTTTAGTGATGACTTGGTGAAGAGCAAAGTTAAATGTTACAGACGGCAACTAGACGCCCCAGGTGGtgaaagaaagtttaaaaaaaatgtagattGACCTTCTCCTGCAATCACCCGTGGAAAATACTGTCGTGTGTCTGGTTGCTGAAGTTTCCGTGGCAGCGTCACGCAGAAAGTTTCAACgctgaatttatatttaaaaacaaatatttgaggTTGTTGTACAGGTTTGAGCTTTAATTGGAAGATCACAGAGGCCCGAGGACTGATGCTTGTGAAACACCACGCGAGAGAGTTTGAAGTGTGTCACGATCAGCCGCAGCAAAAAACTGGGCTGGGATGAAGTAAGATTTGTTCGAAACAAGGAAGCGATGGTTCATAACGTCTGAGATGAAGAGGGAGGATCGTACGAAGCGTGAGGGCGTTCACAGGACAGTTCAATAATCCAGGTTTTGTTCTGGTGACGTCTTGTTTAATAGATTTAACAAATGTGGCGACTGCACTAACAACCTGTCACACGTGAAAGTACAGCATGTATACTACCTACAGTTCTCTACGCTCAGAGAGGCACTGCAAAGATATTCAACTTTCTGCATAacgtcttcacttcctgtgtaaTCGAGGCGACGGGGCCACGTTGACCTTGTTTTTAGAAGAGAAATAAGGTCCGAGTGGTCTCTGGAGTCTCTGGGTGCTTTCAGCTGAATTCAGTGACATAATGTTGAGGAGTTGATCACCCGGCGACAAACCCGCTCTCTTCCCTCTGAACCCACGTTGCCACGCAGCAGGTACGCTTACGTCTCGGACCGGGTGTCGAACTTCAAAATGTTTTGGTACCAAATGTTCGACCAGATTCATACTAATACTTTACCAAATAATTATTGATTCTAATAAAAACGTTCAGATATTATTTTATCGAATATCGAATTCTTTAGCTAACCGGAaaagtatttcagtattttgtatatttttaaaaaaacatgtttttactcctcaaaaaaaaaaaaaaaaaaagtacgttTGGTATCTGTGCCAGATGATTTCCAGTCCAACTTACTGTTCGTTCAAACACAATTCCAGGGTAACTGCTCTTCTGCTTTATCACAGTATAGTTTTGATTTGTAGCCTATGCATTGCTGTAAATACCATCGGATTTCCAACTCTTTGGTCTAACTCGACAATCATGTCacaagatgcaaaaaaaaaaaccacaacaacaaaaaaaaaacgcttTCTCAGGCCtcagtttgtatttgattttttttccagctaTGTGATAGCTTTAATTCTGACTTTTCACTCTGATGACCAGCATTAGTCCGACTGTACAGTATTCACATGTAACTTAAATATCATTTGCTCTAAAGCAAACATACTGTTGCTTATATCGTTTTTGATATAATGAAGATGTACTCACCGCTCACTAGGTCCTCAAATCTGTTTGACGCTCGCTTTTCCCTTTTTATCCAAGAAATACAGCGACTTCTTTTATAATAAGCTTTTTGGTCAAATGAGCTCGGTGCCATGGGACAGCCGCTAGTTGAGTTTTCACTGTGGCATGTTTTGATACTGTGACATACGTGTGCGATGGATGGTGCAGCCTCGCTGAACACGATCCAACAACGAGAGTGAGATTTGACCAAAAAGCTCAGAACAAGTCAGATatgtttttaaagcactttgagttcAGTGCTTCACGGCGGCGACAGACGGTCTAAAGCGTAGGTGGCCAATATTTggtgtatttttttaagaatgtgtCCGAAGAATATGCGATGCCATTGGGACGGATAGAAGGAACCTGCTCATATTTATGTTCGCGTCTGAATAtgtaaatacagtgtgtgtctggTAGACACGGTTAATGTaggatattaaaaaataaaagcgaAGCTGCCCAGTGTTGAGGTTGGCGCGACCAGCCCTGAAGAAAACAGACTTTGTACAGTGTTCAaggaataaaatataatgtgacATCATATAGCTTCATTCCTGCTTTGTATCAGACTTCTAGATCTTCTTTTCTATTGAATTTAAGATGCCTTAGATAGCTACGCCCAGTATTTAATGATGTTTTCTGTCTAATTCCAGGTAACAACATTTGTAAAAttccttctgttgtttttaacttATGTTACATGCTGATGTCATGTGCACTGATCCAAATCCCTGGTTCCAAAATCTGTAAATTTAACCTCGGTTGTAATTAAACGTGATGAGATTTTCCAAATTAAGACTTTTCTCTAGCTTGGTTTCTATGAATCAAGAGCTTCTCCTTCTCCACATGTGTCAATACGATGTACTGCAGCCAGCGCTGTGTGTTTATCAGGAGAACCCAGAGAACCAGCAGTTCATTTTATAACTTGTATAAAGGTGCTAAAACCTGACGTTTGCTCCTTTTCTACATCAACACCCTCAATAAACAACTCAAACTATTTTCGCGTCTTTCATTTTACTCTCATTTtagtaatttaattttaaattattaGTATTATATCAAGTATTTCAGTAACTGCAGCCGTATacgattttgttttgtttagtgttTCTTGGCAGAAGTCTATCAATGTAATAAATGTGACAGTCGGTCAAGAATCTTAAAGTGCAGATTTCTTTCCATTGAATAACTTGTTAAGTCATTTTATTGAGATATTTAATATCTGacctttgaataaaataaaatggaaaataaaatacagatagATATCGTGTCTCTGagtatataatttttttatgtaatagTTTTTGCATTCTAAactataatttatattttaatgtagaATCTGTTGCACCTTTAACAGTTTTCTTTCATTGCAGCAAAGTGAACTAATAATAATTTCCTGTTCATTCTGTGAAAAATGACTTGATGTTGTTCTTGTCGGTGAGAAAGTTTTATTCCTCAGctcagaattaaaaataaacactttctcTCGTCTTTGTCCTCAAAATGCAGATAATACCTAATCGTGAcgtttaaatgtaaaatagttGATGATCAGATattaaaggagaaaaacaataaaacacgttataaataaataaattcatgaaTTGTGAAAATACTCCACCTTTTTCATGgaactcttattttgaaatgttttttcgcCCGCGTCATCAGAAGGGGACAGGACGTGAGCTAGCTGGAAGCCGGTGATGTTTGAAAGATGTTCGGCTCAGTGACGTCATGTGGTCGAGTTTAACGTCAACACGTGTGTGACTCGTCGCGCTCTCGTGTTGTTTTCGTGTTTTTATCGCGACGTCGCTTcaacaagcagcagcacaaaggTTTGTGTTGGCTAAGCTAGTTAGCTAGCCTTGTTTGTTTACATGCGTTGgcctcagtttctctctgctgctctcagctCAGAGGATTTAAGATGGAAGCGGCGGGTTGTTGGTCAGTTTCTGGTGTTTTCACTTGTCGTAGCTTCACGAACTGAACTTCCGTCACTGAGAGAAGGAACCAGACAAACTGGTTGTTCCTGTGAAATCTGTTTCATTCAGTGTTAGAGGACGTGGAACCTTTAAATCGATGACCTCGCTTCAGACCTCGCTTCTGTGTTTGTACGTTTTTACATGATCAACTTTCGAACTGGTCCATAAATATTAAGTTAGAAAGGTTTTCCAGCATGTCAGTGTTCGTTTATCatgatttttgtttggatctctCGGAGGCAGAGAGCTCAACTCACTGCACACgaagaaaacacaagcaaaacgTCACAACACATGCAACGTGCACAGAAACGTGCAGCAAATTGTGAACACGACAATGGAAATGTTTCCGGGGGGGGACACACaaaaaagtgaggagcagaCTTCAACAAGTTCAAAAAGCTTTAACGTAGAACCTGCACACATTTGGGTCACGCTCCACTCGCCAGCAAAATTTCCTGGAAGTccgttgagtagtttttgtgtaatcctgctaaataactaACAAACCGAcgcagatgaaaataaaaatcacatattAATGTTCTGTGAAAACTGACCAAACTAAAACGAGCTACGTTATGATGAGAACAGAAAGCgattggatctctcaggacagatgttaacaccAAGTGTAGAACACGACTCTCATCTCATACAGTTAATAATTCACGTTGTTGTGTCGCTCTTCAGATGTTTCCTAGAATGACGGAGGTGAAGTAGGAGGAGGGATGAGTGACTTCGGACCAGCGGAGCTGCTCGCAGGCCTCTGTCACACGGACGAGGAGAATCCGTTCCCTCTGTGGCAGAATGGACACGTCAGCTCCTGTTTCAACCAGCTCGTCCTCGGAGCGCTGCCTCACGCTGTCATGGCAATTTTCAGCGCCTGCTACCTCAGCATGGTCAGGTTGGTCACATCTACGATTAAAACACTGATTTATTCATATTCTTACGGGTGGGTTCTACTCTGAGCTTCCTCCTGACCCGGTCTCTAAAGCTGAGCCCAGACACCCACTAAACGAAATCTTAAAGTAGCTGAAGATTTAAGATAAAGTCTCATTTCTGCTCCTCAGATGCAGCCTCCTGCAGACGTCTCCTCCCTGTGGTTGGACGCTCAGGCTG
This is a stretch of genomic DNA from Paralichthys olivaceus isolate ysfri-2021 chromosome 8, ASM2471397v2, whole genome shotgun sequence. It encodes these proteins:
- the sp2 gene encoding transcription factor Sp2 isoform X6, which encodes MATTVAVSPSEYLQPSTASTQDTQPSPLALLAATCSKIGPPAAQAPVTSPPAQPQPRRLLPIKPAPIAPAPPKNLGFLSTKGNVIQLPAGLGSTAPGSPIVLTIQQSPARSNTSAPANIQYQVVPQMQGPQTIQMMPQGGQIQLIPGTNQAIITTPMTVPAPAAATAPVTPQKTVAIKPSPKLRKPNNSAGNMVQLPGGLTLPLNVATGEVGGTQIITETAAATLTPGKGRRGRRKKVVLASQTPLSPPAQAASPPPEQMETILIEAGDNIIQAGNNLLIVQSPGQPAMVQQVQLVQPKQESQMVQIPQQALKVVQAASATLPPVPQRQSAPTSLQVTPTDPSPTQIFFKTASGDWQSVLLQDSVSTTTTPTTSVATTTTSPPACTKRTLAGGRKEKTLAKIAPAGGMMALNPSQLPSAAQAVQTISINGVQVQGVPVTITNAGGQQHLTMQAMQGGGLQLAAQGQSAIQVDQTLTLELPGQPGEKKRRMACTCPNCKDADKRPGEVGKRKHICHVPGCEKTFRKTSLLRAHVRLHTGERPFACNWVFCGKRFTRSDELQRHARTHTGDKRFECSQCQKRFMRSDHLTKHYKTHINTKNL
- the sp2 gene encoding transcription factor Sp2 isoform X9; this encodes MATTVAVSPSEYLQPSTASTQDTQPSPLALLAATCSKIGPPAAQAPVTSPPAQPQPRRLLPIKPAPIAPAPPKNLGFLSTKGNVIQLPAGLGSTAPGSPIVLTIQQSPARSNTSAPANIQYQVVPQMQGPQTIQMMPQGGQIQLIPGTNQAIITTPMTVPAPAAATAPVTPQKTVAIKPSPKLRKPNNSAGNMVQLPGGLTLPLNVATGEAASPPPEQMETILIEAGDNIIQAGNNLLIVQSPGQPAMVQQVQLVQPKQESQMVQIPQQALKVVQAASATLPPVPQRQSAPTSLQVTPTDPSPTQIFFKTASGDWQSVLLQDSVSTTTTPTTSVATTTTSPPACTKRTLAGGRKEKTLAKIAPAGGMMALNPSQLPSAAQAVQTISINGVQVQGVPVTITNAGGQQHLTMQAMQGGGLQLAAQGQSAIQVDQTLTLELPGQPGEKKRRMACTCPNCKDADKRPGEVGKRKHICHVPGCEKTFRKTSLLRAHVRLHTGERPFACNWVFCGKRFTRSDELQRHARTHTGDKRFECSQCQKRFMRSDHLTKHYKTHINTKNL
- the sp2 gene encoding transcription factor Sp2 isoform X3, producing MATTVAVSPSEYLQPSTASTQLEDHTHGRQRDTKALQDTQPSPLALLAATCSKIGPPAAQAPVTSPPAQPQPRRLLPIKPAPIAPAPPKNLGFLSTKGNVIQLPAGLGSTAPGSPIVLTIQQSPARSNTSAPANIQYQVVPQMQGPQTIQMMPQGGQIQLIPGTNQAIITTPMTVPAPAAATAPVTPQKTVAIKPSPKLRKPNNSAGNMVQLPGGLTLPLNVATGEVGGTQIITETAAATLTPGKGRRGRRKKVVLASQTPLSPPAQAASPPPEQMETILIEAGDNIIQAGNNLLIVQSPGQPAMVQQVQLVQPKQESQMVQIPQQALKVVQAASATLPPVPQRQSAPTSLQVTPTDPSPTQIFFKTASGDWQSVLLQDSVSTTTTPTTSVATTTTSPPACTKRTLAGGRKEKTLAKIAPAGGMMALNPSQLPSAAQAVQTISINGVQVQGVPVTITNAGGQQHLTMQAMQGGGLQLAAQGQSAIQVDQTLTLELPGQPGEKKRRMACTCPNCKDADKRPGEVGKRKHICHVPGCEKTFRKTSLLRAHVRLHTGERPFACNWVFCGKRFTRSDELQRHARTHTGDKRFECSQCQKRFMRSDHLTKHYKTHINTKNL